The window TGAGAGCTGCATTGTGGGGGTGGCGCGGCAGCGCGGAATCGACGTGGTCCTCAATGAAGAGTCCAAGCGGGAGACCCCCGCTATTGTCTGCTTTGGCGATAAGCAGCGTTTCATCGGCACTGCAGGCGCCGCCAACTCCACCATGAACCCCAAGAACTCCATCTCCCAGATCAAGCGCTTACTGGGACGCAAGTTTGCTGATCCTGAGCTGCAGGATGATATTAAGGCCTTCCCATTCCGTGTCTCAGAGGGCCCTGATGGGTTCCCGCTCGTTCACGTACGGTATCTGGGGGAGGAGCGCTCATTCACCCCCACACAGCTGCTTGCCATGGTGCTGTCCAATTTGAAGGCCATCGCTGAGGGTAACCTCAACTCAGCTGTTATTGACTGCTGCATTGGTATCCCGGTCTATTTTACTGACCTGCAGCGGAGGGCTGTTATTGATGCTGCAACAATTGCTGGTCTCCGGCCATTGCGTTTGTTCCATGAGACTACTGCGACAGCATTGGCATATGGAATCTACAAGACTGATCTCCCTGAGAATGATCAGCTGAATGTGGCATTTGTTGATGTTGGGAATGCCAGCATGCAGGTCAGCATTGTTGGTTACAAGAAGGGGCAGCTCAAGATGCTATCACATGCATATGACCGTTCTCTTGGCGGAAGGGACTTTGATGAAGCCCTTTTTAAGCACTTTGCAGCAAAATTTAAAGAGGAGTATAAGATCGATGTCTACCAGAATGCCCGTGCCTGCATTAGGTTGCGTGTGGCATGTGAGAAGCTCAAGAAGATGCTGAGCGCCAATCCAGAGGCGCCAATGAACATTGAGTGCTTGATGGATGAGAAGGATGTACGTGGATTCATTAAGAGGGATGAGTTTGAACAGATCAGCGCACCAGTACTAGAACGTGTGAAGGGGCCGCTGGAAAAGGCATTGTCAGAAGCTGGCTTGACGACGGAAAGTCTGCACTTTGTTGAGGTTGTTGGATCAGGCTCTCGTGTTCCTGCAGTAATGAAGATAATTACTGAATTCTTTGGAAAAGAACCAAGGAGAACTATGAATGCAAGTGAATGTGTTGCCCGGGGATGTGCTCTCCAGTGTGCTATTCTTAGCCCCACGTTCAAAGTGCGGGAGTTTCAGGTATTCACTTGCTTGCATATGTTTGCTGCTTTCCTTCGGTGGTCTCAGTTTTCTCCACAATGGTTCATCTTAAATGTGTTGAAATTTTGCATTGTCCCCTATATGCATGAGAATTATAATATAAATAGATGTCATTAGAACTATAGAAAGCTGTTGGACATGAGCTTTCTGTAATATAAGGTAGCTTGACCTTTTGATGCCTATAATTGTTACAGACTTCATTTTGTCTTTCTATGCATTCATTGTGCTAACATCGTTTTGTTCATTTGTTGCATTTTATCTGAAATTTTGAGTACCTCCGCCCCTTCCTGACTTTAAGTAGGCGTGTTAGTAATGTGTGAAAGATGATATTTCTTTTTAGAAAAATTAACACTAACTTTCCTATAATGATGGAATGTGTGTGAGATCTAACATACATGGGGTTGCTGGTGTACTTGATAATTATGTTGGTGGAGAGGCCTAGTTGCGTGTTCATTTGACCTGTAAATTTAAGCCAACGACCGCTTTAAGCTCTTACAATTGCACGGCAACTTTGTGTGCCCTCTTGCTATGCAATTTGAACTAATTTTTGCTGAGCTCATAATCTGTGAGGACAGTGGCCGCACTCTGTTTTCCAACCGCACGTGGCCCTGTTTCTCCTTTCCTTTCTAGGCCATGTAGGCGTGCAGCACTTTCCTTCTCCTGCTGCACTTGCCTAGTGTGCTTCCTTTTGTCTTTTTCTTTTAATTTGATTTGTGCTATGTATGTTTCCAACATTCAAAGGAAACCGAAAAAATTGACTGCATGCTGCAACCTAGTAGGTTAGGTGGAAAAAGCAGAAGTTCCTAGGGGACCACTCAGTCCACAGTCGACTTGTGCTTGCTACAGTGGCCTTGTCGGAATGTAGCTTCAGTTATGGGATCCCCATAATCTGTTTGATCTTATGGATCTGCTTTTCATAATAGCTCATTATGTTCGCAAGAAATATAGTTCCTCAAATTTGCTGAGATTTTACATTACTGGTGCTTTCAGTTGATTTTGATTATCAAGTGTCATATATGCTGCATGAAATATCTGTGATCTTAATCTCTTGTGTATTGGGTAAGTTGCAATTTATGCTGATGTTAGATTCATTTCTGAGTGACTGTTTAAGAGAACATGTGGTTCTACTCTTCTTACCCCTTTACCCCCTAGTTCTGACATTGGCTTTAAACCTTATGCAGGTTAATGAAGGGTTTCCTTTTTCAGTTGCTTTATCATGGAAGCCAGATGCTCAGAACAATGAATCCCAACAAACTGTTGTATTCCCCAAGGGGAATCCAATGCCTAGCATCAAGGCTCTGACCTTCTATAGGTCCAGTACATTTGCAGTAGATGTTTTGAATGTTGACACAGATGATTTGCAAATAACACACAAAATTAGCACTTACAC is drawn from Aegilops tauschii subsp. strangulata cultivar AL8/78 chromosome 1, Aet v6.0, whole genome shotgun sequence and contains these coding sequences:
- the LOC109768529 gene encoding heat shock 70 kDa protein 14, with amino-acid sequence MSVVGFDLGNESCIVGVARQRGIDVVLNEESKRETPAIVCFGDKQRFIGTAGAANSTMNPKNSISQIKRLLGRKFADPELQDDIKAFPFRVSEGPDGFPLVHVRYLGEERSFTPTQLLAMVLSNLKAIAEGNLNSAVIDCCIGIPVYFTDLQRRAVIDAATIAGLRPLRLFHETTATALAYGIYKTDLPENDQLNVAFVDVGNASMQVSIVGYKKGQLKMLSHAYDRSLGGRDFDEALFKHFAAKFKEEYKIDVYQNARACIRLRVACEKLKKMLSANPEAPMNIECLMDEKDVRGFIKRDEFEQISAPVLERVKGPLEKALSEAGLTTESLHFVEVVGSGSRVPAVMKIITEFFGKEPRRTMNASECVARGCALQCAILSPTFKVREFQVNEGFPFSVALSWKPDAQNNESQQTVVFPKGNPMPSIKALTFYRSSTFAVDVLNVDTDDLQITHKISTYTIGPFQSSKGEKAKLKVKVRLNIHGIVSLESATMLEEEEVEVPVSSTSEVPKDATRMETDDAPQDPASSAGDHMQEPKGAADPAEGAAENGAQDSEEKTVPMDTDTKVEPSKKKVKKTNVPVAELVYGAMGTVELEKAVEKEYEMALQDRVMEETKDKKNSVEAYVYDMRNKIHEKYNDFVMSEDIEGLMAKLQEVEDWLYEDGEDETKGVYVAKLEELKKLGGPIEMRYKEWTERGPALEQLVYCIRSFREAALSADQKFDHIDISEKQKVVNECSAAETWLMEKKQQQDALPKHANPVLLVSDIKKKAEALDRFCKPIMTKPRPAPKPQTPPPAETPSPEAHTPEQQSNGADESAEPASDGAQDEHAAEQMDTDKDDPSQA